A genomic segment from Actinomyces lilanjuaniae encodes:
- a CDS encoding ABC transporter ATP-binding protein, whose protein sequence is MTHGYDTVVETQGLSKKFGDVTAVSDVSFEVTRGSVVGVLGRNGAGKSTLVSMLVGLTPPSSGSVQVLGGDPRAARSRSRLGVVPQDVALPGNLTAYELGSFVAAHFPSTTQHYRQVLHSWGIEDFCSTRIGRLSGGQKRRVAVSLAFVGNPLLVVLDEPTTGLDPESRRAMWNRMREEVSKGMTVIITSHYLEEIEYLSDHILLMEAGMLIENRSISSFLELKRQARVSFNSSVSVDQVHRAIGQQAEIVAGRHSFEVRSQDTDAVVRALVHAGLDFQDLRVTGWSLEDVLMERMEEQDA, encoded by the coding sequence GTGACCCACGGATACGATACCGTTGTCGAGACGCAGGGACTGTCGAAGAAGTTTGGTGACGTCACAGCGGTGTCTGACGTCAGCTTTGAGGTGACACGCGGCAGTGTCGTCGGAGTCCTCGGCAGGAACGGTGCCGGCAAGTCCACGCTGGTTTCCATGCTGGTCGGACTGACGCCTCCCTCCTCAGGCAGCGTTCAGGTACTGGGCGGCGATCCTCGCGCAGCACGCTCACGCAGCAGGCTGGGCGTTGTTCCGCAGGACGTTGCCTTGCCGGGCAACCTCACGGCATACGAGCTCGGCTCCTTTGTCGCCGCCCATTTCCCGTCAACCACCCAGCATTATCGACAGGTGCTTCACTCCTGGGGCATTGAGGACTTCTGCTCCACAAGAATCGGGAGGCTGTCCGGTGGACAGAAGCGACGCGTTGCTGTCAGCCTGGCGTTCGTCGGGAACCCCCTCCTTGTTGTTCTCGACGAGCCGACCACGGGCCTGGACCCCGAGTCCCGGCGCGCTATGTGGAACAGGATGCGTGAGGAGGTTAGCAAGGGAATGACTGTGATCATCACCTCTCACTACCTGGAGGAGATCGAGTACCTCAGCGACCACATCCTCCTCATGGAGGCGGGCATGCTGATCGAGAACCGCTCGATCTCAAGCTTCCTGGAACTCAAGAGACAGGCGCGGGTCTCCTTCAACTCATCCGTCTCTGTGGACCAGGTCCACAGGGCGATCGGCCAGCAGGCAGAGATTGTTGCAGGCCGTCACTCCTTTGAGGTCAGGAGCCAAGACACCGACGCAGTCGTACGTGCACTTGTGCATGCCGGTCTTGATTTCCAGGACCTGCGTGTTACCGGGTGGAGCCTTGAAGACGTTCTTATGGAACGAATGGAGGAGCAGGATGCGTAG